A DNA window from Desulfovibrio porci contains the following coding sequences:
- a CDS encoding CGGC domain-containing protein — MKIGIIRCRQTEDYCPGTTDFVTAAKGKGAFESLGGCEVVGFISCGGCPGKSAVLRAQMLRDRGAEAVALASCITKGNPIGFPCPNREMMLAAIRRKLGDDFPVLEYTH; from the coding sequence ATGAAAATCGGCATTATCCGTTGTCGGCAGACTGAGGATTACTGTCCCGGAACCACGGACTTCGTCACGGCCGCCAAAGGCAAGGGCGCGTTTGAATCCTTGGGAGGCTGCGAGGTGGTGGGCTTCATTTCCTGCGGAGGCTGTCCCGGCAAGAGCGCCGTGCTGCGCGCCCAGATGCTCCGCGACCGGGGAGCCGAAGCCGTGGCCCTGGCCTCCTGCATCACCAAAGGCAACCCCATCGGCTTCCCCTGCCCCAACCGGGAAATGATGCTGGCGGCCATCCGCCGTAAGCTGGGCGACGAT
- a CDS encoding iron-containing alcohol dehydrogenase, giving the protein MWDEGCDYNTVREIRVKTTAYLGVGAIDKIDDILGRFRAEGVRALLCVSGGHAYKATGAWDKVEAAAARHRIRLALYNKVTPNPTTESVDEAAALGRAVNAEAVLAIGGGSPIDCGKSAAILLANPGKTGEDLYCFRFTPTTALPVIAINLTHGTGSEVNRFAVATVTRLNYKPAIAYDCIYPRYAIDDPALMTGLSADQTRYVSIDAVNHVIEAATTTVSNPFAVMLARETVRLVHAWLPKAVADPKNLKARYELAFAAMQAGVAFDNGLLHFTHALEHPLSAVQPNLTHGLGLAVLLPAVIEECYPARPGVLAHILEPLAPGLKGTPDEARKAAKAVEEWLFSLGVTRKLTDLGISEADVDKFCDLVEQTPSLGLLLSVAPVKGSRERVARIYRNSLRPML; this is encoded by the coding sequence ATGTGGGATGAAGGTTGCGATTATAATACTGTCAGGGAAATCCGCGTGAAGACTACCGCCTACCTGGGCGTGGGCGCCATAGATAAAATCGACGACATTCTGGGCCGGTTCAGGGCCGAAGGCGTGCGGGCGCTGCTTTGCGTCAGCGGCGGGCACGCCTACAAGGCCACGGGCGCGTGGGACAAGGTGGAGGCGGCCGCCGCCAGGCACCGGATCAGGCTCGCCCTGTACAACAAGGTTACGCCCAATCCCACCACGGAAAGCGTGGACGAGGCCGCCGCCCTGGGCCGGGCGGTCAATGCCGAAGCCGTGCTGGCCATCGGCGGTGGCAGCCCCATTGACTGCGGCAAAAGCGCGGCCATCCTGCTGGCCAATCCCGGCAAGACCGGCGAGGATCTCTACTGTTTCCGCTTCACGCCGACCACGGCGCTGCCGGTCATTGCCATCAACCTGACCCACGGCACGGGCAGCGAAGTGAACCGTTTCGCCGTGGCCACGGTGACCCGGCTCAACTACAAGCCCGCCATCGCTTACGACTGCATCTATCCGCGTTACGCCATCGACGATCCGGCCCTGATGACCGGCCTTTCAGCCGACCAGACCCGCTACGTCTCCATCGACGCGGTCAATCACGTGATAGAGGCCGCCACCACCACGGTATCCAATCCCTTTGCCGTGATGCTCGCGCGGGAGACTGTCCGCCTGGTGCACGCCTGGCTGCCCAAGGCCGTGGCAGATCCCAAAAACCTGAAGGCGCGGTATGAGCTGGCCTTTGCCGCCATGCAGGCCGGAGTGGCCTTTGACAACGGCCTGCTGCACTTCACCCACGCTCTGGAGCATCCGCTCAGCGCCGTGCAGCCGAACCTGACCCACGGCCTGGGCCTGGCCGTGCTGCTGCCCGCCGTCATTGAAGAATGTTATCCCGCGCGGCCCGGCGTGCTGGCCCATATTCTGGAACCCCTGGCTCCCGGCCTCAAGGGCACGCCCGACGAGGCCCGCAAGGCCGCCAAGGCCGTGGAGGAATGGCTGTTCAGCCTGGGCGTGACCCGGAAGCTGACGGACCTCGGCATCAGCGAGGCGGATGTGGACAAGTTCTGCGACCTGGTGGAGCAGACCCCCTCGCTGGGCCTGCTGCTCTCCGTGGCGCCGGTCAAGGGATCACGTGAGCGCGTGGCCAGGATTTATCGTAATTCCTTGCGGCCCATGCTCTGA